A genomic segment from Pelobates fuscus isolate aPelFus1 chromosome 7, aPelFus1.pri, whole genome shotgun sequence encodes:
- the LOC134568700 gene encoding dimethylaniline monooxygenase [N-oxide-forming] 2-like, giving the protein MAKRVAIIGAGCSGLAAIKCCLEEGLEPTCFEKSEDIGGLWRYTETVEEGRASIYSSVVTNTSKEMMCYTDFPMPADFPAYLHNSKVLEYLRLYAEHFRLLKYIQFKTEVCCLTKHSDFSSSGQWEIITEKNGSQRKTIFDAILVGNGHYFKPYLPMDSLPGIEKFKGYYIHSRFYKKSEDYCGKTVLVVGIGNSAGDISSEISSIAKQVYISTYQGSWVLSRVSKCGFPLDMMFSTRCHFGITNTLPSGLRTKLIEKQLNSWFDHENYGLQPKDRSTLKEPIVNDYLPSNILCGAVRVKPKIKQFTETSVIFEDETMIKDVDAIIFATGYSFSFPFLDDSIIKVNDDNKLNLYKYVFPPHLEKPTLAFLGVLQPFGAIIPVVELQSRWATRIFKGLTRLPPVHEMESHIKKTEDKQVKTFTKSRNQTLQMHFIEYMDEVAMEIGIRPSIMHLLFTDPQLAYHIFFGPCTPYQYRLYGPGKWPGARKAILTQWNRTLNPSRTRVTYKCQKSKPYSKRQLGILVMLITIVVGLYYMIFQIFL; this is encoded by the exons GAAACGGTTGAAGAAGGAAGAGCTAGTATATACAGTTCTGTAGTAACCAACACGTCCAAGGAAATGATGTGCTATACCGATTTTCCCATGCCAGCAGACTTCCCTGCATATCTACACAACTCAAAGGTCTTGGAATATCTTCGACTCTATGCTGaacacttcaggcttttgaaatACATTCAGTTCAAG ACAGAAGTTTGTTGTTTGACAAAACATTCAGATTTTTCCTCTTCTGGTCAATGGGAAATTATAACAGAGAAGAATGGGAGCCAAAGAAAGACTATTTTTGATGCCATCCTGGTTGGAAATGGGCACTATTTTAAACCTTATTTACCCATGGACTCCTTGCCAG gtaTAGAAAAGTTTAAAGGATATTATATCCATAGTCGTTTCTACAAGAAAAGTGAAGATTACTGTGGAAAGACTGTTCTAGTGGTGGGAATCGGAAATTCAGCAGGAGACATTTCAAGTGAAATTAGCAGCATTGCAAAACAG GTTTATATCAGTACTTATCAAGGTTCGTGGGTTCTAAGTCGTGTTTCAAAATGTGGATTTCCTCTAGACATGATGTTTTCAACACGTTGTCATTTTGGGATCACTAATACTTTACCTTCAGGACTGAGAACTAAGCTTATAGAGAAGCAGCTGAACAGCTGGTTTGATCATGAAAACTATGGTTTGCAACCTAAAGACAG GTCAACTCTCAAAGAACCCATTGTCAATGATTACCTTCCCAGCAACATCCTATGTGGAGCTGTTCGAGTGAAACCCAAGATTAAACAATTTACAGAGACATCTGTAATTTTTGAGGATGAAACAATGATCAAAGACGTTGATGCTATTATTTTTGCAACTGGGTATAGTTTCTCATTTCCATTTTTGGACGATTCTATCATCAAAGTCAACGATGACAATAAACTCAACctgtacaaatatgtatttcccCCACACCTGGAGAAACCAACGCTAGCCTTTCTTGGTGTCCTCCAGCCTTTCGGAGCCATAATTCCAGTTGTGGAACTTCAATCTCGCTGGGCTACAAGAATATTTAAAG gatTGACTCGCTTACCTCCTGTGCATGAAATGGAATCTCACATTAAAAAAACTGAGGATAAACAAGTCAAGAC ttttacgaAGTCCAGAAATCAGACTCTCCAGATGCATTTTATTGAATACATGGATGAAGTGGCCATGGAGATTGGTATCCGTCCCAGCATTATGCATCTATTATTTACAGATCCTCAACTGGCCTACCATATCTTCTTTGGTCCTTGTACACCTTATCAGTATCGTCTCTATGGCCCTGGTAAATGGCCTGGGGCCAGAAAAGCTATTTTAACCCAGTGGAATAGGACTCTGAATCCTTCCAGGACCCGTGTTACATACAAATGTCAAAAATCAAAACCATATTCTAAGAGACAATTGGGAATTTTGGTAATGTTGATAACCATAGTTGTAGGTCTCTACTACATGATCTTTCAAATCTTTCTATGA